A window of Proteiniborus sp. DW1 contains these coding sequences:
- a CDS encoding LacI family DNA-binding transcriptional regulator has product MARKDYYMSISKIAKLAGVSTATVSKILNGKDQAISEKTRQKVLKIVESEGYIPNAIAKSLKIKNTKTIGLIVPDVMNLFFSELARGVEDSADRLGYSVILCNTDNNSDKEKKYLQVLQSKRVDGIIISAVESNKNICFSNCITPIVLMDRDIETDKPVGRIKVDNIGCTYDATTHLLSKGCTNIGFISSDTTNVLSRDRLKGYIKALEDNNMPYIEAAVYLKDYSIETGYLGAKKLLDNNKIDGICCGNDLIAIGAIKALKEKGIHVPKHVKVIGLDDIFISSYFDPPLTTIKQPIYGMGHEAVNLLIDMIEKKETNLLRVLNHRLVERMST; this is encoded by the coding sequence ATAGCGAGGAAAGATTATTATATGAGTATTAGTAAAATAGCTAAATTGGCAGGAGTATCGACTGCTACCGTATCGAAAATACTAAATGGAAAAGATCAAGCCATAAGCGAGAAAACTAGACAAAAGGTTTTGAAAATCGTAGAAAGTGAAGGATATATTCCCAATGCGATAGCTAAAAGTCTTAAAATAAAGAACACAAAAACTATAGGGCTAATAGTACCTGACGTAATGAACTTATTCTTTAGTGAATTAGCTAGGGGAGTAGAAGATTCGGCTGATAGGTTGGGCTATTCAGTAATACTTTGTAATACTGACAATAATTCGGACAAGGAAAAAAAATACCTACAGGTATTGCAGTCAAAAAGAGTCGACGGGATTATTATATCTGCTGTAGAGAGCAATAAAAATATTTGCTTTAGCAACTGTATCACGCCAATAGTGTTAATGGATAGAGATATCGAAACAGATAAACCTGTTGGCAGAATAAAAGTAGATAACATAGGATGTACTTATGATGCAACTACACATTTACTATCAAAAGGCTGTACTAATATTGGATTTATTTCCTCTGATACAACTAATGTTCTGTCAAGGGATCGCTTGAAAGGATATATCAAGGCATTAGAGGACAACAATATGCCCTATATAGAAGCCGCTGTGTATCTTAAGGATTATTCTATAGAAACCGGATATCTTGGTGCTAAAAAACTGCTAGATAATAATAAAATAGATGGGATTTGTTGCGGAAATGATTTAATAGCAATCGGAGCAATTAAAGCTCTTAAGGAGAAGGGAATTCATGTTCCCAAACATGTCAAAGTAATCGGTCTTGATGATATATTTATAAGTAGCTATTTTGATCCGCCGTTAACTACTATTAAACAACCTATATACGGCATGGGGCATGAGGCTGTTAATCTTCTTATAGATATGATAGAAAAAAAAGAAACTAATTTATTGCGAGTTTTAAACCATAGGTTAGTTGAAAGGATGAGTACCTAG
- the rbsK gene encoding ribokinase — protein sequence MSSDIIVIGSINMDIVVKTKEIPKVGETVIGREITENPGGKGANQAAALAKLGTKVSFLGMVGNDTNGKKLLSSMQESGVNTSLIKSIEGSSGTAFISVDDEGNNSIIVVPGANDKVDKNYLEENINAIKETKFVLLQQEIPMETVKEAVLLSKKLGKTIILNPAPAHCLDEEVLKNIDILIPNEHELARLSNREIKDIDSIIEASKYLISVGVSKIITTLGEKGAIYVDEAVVQHFKPFTAKVIDTTAAGDSFIGGFLHSYLDTGNIFKSIEFGQKAATITIQKYGAQVSLPTIEEINNYGFYKKSEVIVD from the coding sequence GTGAGCAGTGATATCATTGTGATTGGCAGTATCAATATGGATATTGTTGTAAAGACTAAAGAAATTCCCAAAGTAGGCGAAACTGTTATTGGCAGAGAGATTACTGAAAATCCAGGAGGGAAAGGTGCCAATCAAGCAGCTGCACTAGCTAAGCTAGGAACAAAAGTCAGCTTTCTTGGGATGGTTGGTAACGATACAAACGGAAAAAAACTCTTATCATCAATGCAAGAATCTGGTGTAAACACTAGCCTTATTAAATCAATAGAAGGTTCTTCAGGCACTGCATTTATTTCTGTTGATGATGAAGGAAACAATAGTATTATTGTAGTTCCAGGAGCTAATGATAAAGTAGATAAAAACTATTTAGAAGAGAATATAAATGCTATAAAAGAAACTAAGTTTGTACTTCTTCAACAAGAAATACCAATGGAAACGGTAAAGGAAGCAGTTTTACTTTCAAAAAAACTTGGAAAGACAATTATACTAAATCCTGCTCCAGCCCATTGCCTAGATGAAGAAGTATTGAAAAATATTGATATACTTATTCCCAATGAACATGAGCTAGCTAGATTATCTAACAGAGAAATAAAAGATATAGATTCTATCATAGAAGCTTCAAAGTATCTAATAAGTGTGGGAGTGTCGAAGATAATAACTACCCTAGGGGAAAAGGGAGCTATATATGTTGACGAAGCTGTAGTACAACACTTTAAACCCTTTACTGCTAAGGTTATAGACACAACAGCTGCTGGTGACAGTTTTATTGGAGGATTTTTGCACAGTTATTTAGATACAGGAAATATATTTAAGTCAATTGAATTTGGTCAAAAGGCTGCTACGATAACTATTCAAAAATATGGAGCTCAGGTCTCTCTACCTACTATAGAAGAGATTAACAATTACGGGTTTTATAAGAAAAGCGAGGTGATAGTAGATTGA
- a CDS encoding nucleoside hydrolase, whose translation MKQVIIDVDTGIDDALALILAINSGKLDIRGVTTVCGNVPVELATENTLKVLKLLGREDIEVYEGCNTPKTRHISFSESIHGENGLGGQLKEAVTKEKNSMHAVDFIISQVNEHPNEISLIMLAPLTNLAKAFEKEPQIKSKIKELYIMGGVVNGPGNESAVAEFNFYTDPESAYEVLNSGVPINLIGLDVTRKAQFFEADLDNFPNDSSLTQFVRNVISHYINRVSLGKTVRRCLLHDPLAVAVAIDEDVVVMKDYFVDVEYSSRLCDGQSICDFNNKYDKEPNVKLALELNKDKFMDMFLQSIMK comes from the coding sequence TTGAAGCAGGTTATTATAGACGTAGATACTGGCATAGATGATGCACTTGCTTTGATTTTAGCTATTAATAGCGGAAAGCTGGATATTAGAGGAGTCACTACTGTATGTGGCAATGTGCCAGTAGAGCTTGCAACTGAAAACACCTTAAAAGTATTGAAATTATTAGGTAGGGAAGATATTGAAGTTTATGAAGGCTGTAATACTCCTAAGACTAGGCATATCTCTTTTAGTGAGTCAATTCATGGAGAGAATGGCTTAGGTGGGCAGTTAAAAGAAGCTGTGACAAAAGAAAAAAACTCTATGCATGCGGTTGACTTCATTATAAGTCAGGTTAATGAACATCCAAATGAAATATCCCTGATAATGCTTGCTCCACTTACAAACCTTGCAAAGGCATTTGAAAAAGAACCTCAAATAAAGAGCAAGATAAAGGAATTATATATAATGGGGGGAGTAGTAAATGGACCTGGCAATGAAAGTGCTGTAGCAGAGTTCAATTTTTATACAGATCCCGAAAGTGCTTACGAGGTGTTGAATAGTGGTGTACCTATTAATTTAATAGGTTTAGATGTGACTAGAAAAGCACAGTTTTTTGAAGCAGACTTAGACAATTTTCCAAATGACTCAAGCTTAACACAATTTGTAAGAAATGTTATTAGTCATTATATAAATAGAGTTTCATTAGGCAAAACAGTAAGGAGATGCTTACTTCATGACCCACTTGCAGTTGCAGTAGCCATAGATGAAGACGTTGTTGTTATGAAAGATTATTTTGTAGATGTAGAGTATTCCAGCAGACTATGTGATGGACAAAGCATTTGCGATTTTAACAATAAATACGATAAAGAACCAAATGTCAAATTAGCTTTAGAGTTAAATAAAGACAAGTTCATGGATATGTTTTTACAGAGCATTATGAAGTAA
- a CDS encoding ABC transporter permease, with protein MKKYSFYLLLAPGFLFLFVFAILPLIIVISGSFISEEGITISRYIDFFKDSYYTSILLRTLKLALIATLISAILGFPTAYYISKTSINRRGLYIALAVFPMLTSPVVRSFSWMVILGKYGIVNNTLMKLGLIKEPLSLLYNEFSIVIGFVYLFMPLMILSLIGVLENIDKDLVAAAESLGATRFKAFMKVVFPLSIPGLIVGSVLVFTGSLTAYTTPQLLGGTKSRVLATVMYQNAMTLFDWDTAAVVATVMIVVTILISGVINSFARKLNSRG; from the coding sequence GTGAAAAAATACTCATTTTACTTACTTTTAGCTCCGGGTTTTCTATTTCTGTTTGTTTTTGCAATCCTTCCACTTATTATTGTCATTTCAGGTTCGTTTATAAGTGAGGAAGGTATTACAATAAGTAGATACATTGATTTTTTTAAGGACTCTTATTATACAAGTATTTTATTAAGAACATTAAAGCTGGCTTTAATAGCTACCTTGATTTCAGCAATATTAGGATTTCCAACAGCTTATTATATTAGCAAAACCAGCATTAACAGGAGAGGACTCTATATAGCATTGGCAGTGTTCCCTATGCTAACAAGCCCTGTAGTTAGGTCTTTTAGCTGGATGGTTATATTAGGAAAATACGGAATAGTGAATAATACTCTTATGAAGCTAGGTTTGATAAAAGAACCTCTATCATTGCTATATAATGAGTTTTCAATTGTTATAGGTTTTGTGTACCTATTTATGCCCCTTATGATTTTATCTTTAATAGGAGTATTAGAGAATATAGATAAGGACTTAGTTGCGGCTGCAGAGAGCTTAGGGGCAACAAGATTTAAAGCCTTTATGAAGGTGGTCTTTCCTTTAAGTATACCTGGCCTAATAGTAGGAAGTGTGTTAGTGTTTACTGGGAGTTTGACGGCATATACTACTCCTCAGCTATTAGGTGGAACTAAATCAAGAGTACTAGCAACTGTTATGTATCAGAATGCTATGACATTATTTGATTGGGATACTGCTGCAGTAGTGGCTACTGTAATGATAGTAGTTACAATATTAATAAGTGGTGTAATTAACTCCTTTGCAAGGAAATTAAACTCTAGGGGGTGA
- a CDS encoding ABC transporter permease yields MNRTSKGLKIFAFLVYFFLLAPLVIIFIASFGAEKSLVFPPKGLSLKWMLNIFKIEMFRKTFLISIQLSVIGTIIALILGIPAAYALSRYDFKGKSLFNGVFLSPVLIPGIVLGFSLLKYLVISFKLPVYASLLIGHVIIMIPYIIRVISSSLSNFDYSIEEASMSLGANKVKTFFTVVLPNIRSGVIAAFILAFINSFNNVPISLFLTGPGVSTLPIQMLIHVEYNFDPTIAALSVVLMAMTAVLMLIIEKTLGLAYFAK; encoded by the coding sequence ATGAATAGAACTAGCAAAGGACTAAAAATATTTGCGTTTTTAGTGTATTTCTTTTTATTGGCTCCGTTAGTTATCATTTTTATAGCATCCTTTGGAGCTGAAAAATCATTAGTATTTCCCCCAAAGGGATTATCATTGAAATGGATGTTAAATATATTCAAAATAGAGATGTTCAGAAAGACATTTTTAATCAGTATTCAACTATCTGTTATTGGAACCATAATAGCTCTAATATTAGGAATTCCAGCTGCATATGCACTTAGCAGATATGATTTCAAAGGAAAGAGCTTATTTAACGGAGTATTTCTATCACCAGTTCTAATACCAGGGATAGTACTAGGATTTTCACTATTAAAATATCTAGTTATATCTTTTAAATTGCCTGTTTATGCAAGCTTATTAATTGGACATGTTATCATTATGATTCCTTATATTATAAGGGTCATTTCTTCTAGCTTAAGTAACTTTGATTATTCAATAGAAGAGGCTTCTATGAGTTTAGGAGCCAATAAAGTGAAGACATTTTTCACTGTAGTGTTACCTAATATTAGGTCTGGGGTCATAGCTGCATTTATTCTTGCATTTATAAACTCATTTAATAATGTGCCAATATCATTGTTTTTAACAGGTCCTGGCGTTAGTACCTTACCTATACAGATGTTAATACACGTGGAGTACAATTTTGACCCAACGATTGCGGCTTTGTCGGTAGTGCTTATGGCAATGACAGCAGTACTCATGCTCATTATTGAAAAGACATTAGGCTTAGCATATTTTGCAAAGTAG
- a CDS encoding ABC transporter ATP-binding protein encodes MSLISLEKVTVAYGNNVILKDLDLRVEKGQLVSLLGPSGCGKTTTLRLIAGFLNSQGGKFIFDGKDYSNIPVHKRNFGLVFQSYALFPHLNVFDNVAFGLNLRKVEKEEIRKRVVEILEIVDLLEYQKRFPAELSGGQRQRVALARALVIKPDLLLLDEPLSNLDAKLRVKMRVEIRKIQQELGITTIYVTHDQEECFSISDNVAIMNNGVIEQMDEPAKIYKYPSSEFVARFVGFENFIDLKLLSRNGKTLKLISKNNTSFIVDDLDIYNNIEPTKGAIRPDDLKISSSNLEGDSNIISGKIIVRTFLGRDYQYEVKTDLGNFLVNHEALETFEVGDNVSIYFPTDKIVLVR; translated from the coding sequence ATGTCACTTATTAGTTTGGAGAAAGTAACAGTTGCATATGGTAACAATGTTATTTTAAAGGATTTAGACCTAAGAGTAGAAAAAGGGCAGCTTGTGTCTTTGCTAGGACCAAGTGGTTGTGGTAAAACTACTACATTAAGATTAATTGCAGGATTTTTAAATTCACAAGGTGGAAAATTCATCTTTGATGGCAAAGATTATTCTAATATACCTGTGCATAAAAGAAACTTTGGTTTGGTTTTTCAAAGTTACGCATTATTTCCACATCTAAATGTCTTTGACAATGTAGCTTTTGGACTAAACCTAAGAAAAGTTGAAAAGGAAGAAATAAGAAAAAGAGTTGTAGAGATACTTGAAATCGTAGACTTACTTGAATATCAAAAGAGATTTCCAGCAGAACTATCTGGTGGTCAAAGGCAAAGGGTTGCTCTAGCAAGAGCTTTAGTAATTAAACCTGATCTGTTATTACTAGATGAACCATTGAGTAATCTTGATGCGAAACTAAGAGTTAAAATGAGAGTAGAAATAAGAAAAATACAACAAGAGCTAGGAATTACAACTATATATGTTACTCATGATCAAGAGGAGTGTTTCTCAATTTCTGATAATGTTGCCATTATGAATAATGGAGTTATTGAACAGATGGATGAACCAGCAAAGATTTACAAGTATCCAAGTAGTGAGTTTGTAGCAAGGTTTGTTGGTTTTGAGAATTTTATTGATTTAAAATTATTATCTAGAAATGGAAAAACCTTAAAATTGATATCTAAAAATAATACTAGTTTCATCGTAGATGACTTAGATATTTATAATAATATTGAGCCTACTAAGGGTGCCATAAGACCAGATGACTTAAAAATTAGCAGTTCAAATTTAGAAGGAGATTCAAATATTATAAGTGGTAAGATTATAGTCAGAACATTCTTAGGGAGAGATTATCAGTATGAGGTAAAAACAGACCTTGGGAACTTCCTAGTAAATCATGAAGCTTTAGAAACCTTTGAGGTAGGGGATAATGTGAGTATATATTTTCCAACAGATAAGATTGTTTTAGTAAGATAA